The genomic window CGCGCCCCGGGAACTCGGCGAAGGATCGCGCGGCGAGGGTGCAGCCGTCGCCGTGCGGCTCGATGACGTACTCCAGCGCGTAGGTCGAGAAGCGGTGGCGGCCGGCGAACCGCACGCGCCGTGCGTCCTGCGCATCGACGACCCTGAACCCAGCCATGGTCGATCCCTCGGCCAGCGCGCGTCCCGCGCGCCGGTTCGGCTCGGCGCCGACGAGCCGCGCGTACGCCTCGGCGACCACGCGCGGGCCGCCGTCCTGCACCCGGGCCAGCACGCGCCACACCGCCTCGGGCGGTGCATCGACGGGCACCCGGTGCTCGTCGATGAACGGCGGCTCGACCGTGTCGGGGCTCAGCCGACGGCGGACCCGCGTCACCCCCGCGTCGAGCCCCGGCAGCGCGGCCACCGGCGCGAGGGCATCGGCGAGCGCGTCGGATGCGGGCATCGAGATGGAGGCATCCGCGAACGCGAGCCGGGCGAACGCCGCCCGTTCGGCGGCATCCCGGTCGGCCAGGCCGAGCGGATAGGCCTCGTCGCGCAACTCGCGCACGGCGAGGCGCACCGCCCGCGGCGAACCGACGAGCCGAGCGGATGCCTCGGCCTCGAGGAACCGCCCCTGCCGTTCGTGCACGTCGGCGAAGCGGGTGAACAACGCCTCGGTATCCGGCGTCGCGGCCCGCCCCGCGAGCACTCGGAACGCGGCCATGAGCACCGCCGAATCGACGGCGAGCGACGCGAGGTGCGCCGCGACGAGCGCGGGTCCGGCGAAGAATGCGCCGAGAGCGCGCGACCGGGCCGCGCCGGGCGCGAGCGTATCGGGCGGCCCGCACCGATCGACTCGGCGGCGACGATGCGGGCCCGTCGGGCTGACGCACTTCGGGTACCGACGGGCCGACCTGCCCGTCTGCCCGCCCGTTCGCCTCGAGCACCGCCCCGAGCGCGTCGGAGATCCAGAACCGCTCGTACGACCAGGTCACGAGGAACGCGGTGACCCGCGCATCCTTGTGCGTCGGCGTCACGAGCACCCGGCGCAGGTATGCCATGGTGCCGCCCTCGAGGTCGCGCAGGATCGCGATCAGGTCGAGGTCGTCGGCGCCGATCCCGCCCACCTCGCCGATCGCCTCGCGGTGGCTGCCGTGCGCGGTCCGGGTGTACTCGCCGAGATCGAACGCGCGCCTGGTCGACATGTCGCGGAGTCTAGCGCCGCGCTGCGGTGCGCCTCCCGGTCGGCCCCGCGGCGACGCAGGACACTGCAGAGGTGGAGACGAGCACCCCCGGAACCGCCCCTGCACCTGGGCGCCGCGCGTCGCGGGTCGCGTTCGATACGGCGGATGTCGCCGGCACCGCGGTGTTCGCGGTCGGCGGGGCCGGCATCGGCATGGCGGCGGGCCTCGACCTGCTCGGCATCGTCGTCGTCGGGTTCTGCACGGCGCTCGTCGGCGGGGTGCTGCGCGACCTGCTGCTCGGCGACGCGCCGCCCGCGGCGTTCCGGTCGCCGCTGCGGCTCGCGGTCGCGACCGCCGGAGCGCTCCTCGCGATCCCGCTGCGGCCGGTGCTCGACGCGGAGGCATCCGTCATCGTGGTGCTCGATGCGATCGCCCTCGCGCTGTTCGCCGTCGCGGGCACCGAGAAGGCGCTCGCCTTCCGGATGAACGCGTTCGTCGCGATCGCGCTGGGCACCATCACCGCGGTCGGCGGGGGCGTGGTGCGCGACGTGCTCGTCGGCCGACCGCCCGTGGTGCTCACCGAGGGGTTCTACGCCAGCGCGGCGCTGCTCGGGAGCGCCGCGGTCGTGCTGGCCATCCGAGTGCGGCTCGACGTGCGCTGGGCGATGGCGATCGGCTTCGCCGTATGCCTCGCCGCCCGGCTGGCGGCGATCGCATTCGGATGGAGCCTGCCGACCTTCGGGTGAACCGGCACCGGCTTCGCCTCAACTCGGCGCGTGGAACCGCTGCTGCGCGGCCACGAGGCCGCCGTCGACGACGGCCTCGACCGCGTCCGCGGCATCCGCGAGCAGGTTCGGCAGGTTCTGCCGCTCGGCGCCGGCGAAGTCCTTCAGCACGAAGTCGGCCGCGTCCTGCCGGCCGGCCGGCCGGCCGATGCCGACGCGCACGCGCGTGAACTCGGGCGAGCCGACCGCCTTCTGGATGTCGCGCAGGCCGTTGTGTCCGCCGTGGCCGCCGCCCGCCTTCAGCTTGATCGTGTCGAAGGGGATGTCGAGCTCGTCGTGCACGACGATGAGCCGGTCGACGCCGAGCCCGTAGAACTTGAGCAGCGCCGAGACCGGGCCGCCCGACGTGTTCATGTAGCTATTCGGCTTCGCCAGCACGAGCTTCGGGCCGCCGGGGCGCAGGAACCCCTCGGCGACGCGCGACGGCGTCTTGTGGCTCTTGAACGTCGCGCCGACGCGCGACGCGAGCTCGTCGAGGGCCATCTGCCCCACGTTGTGCCGGTTGCCGGCGTACTGCGCGCCGGGGTTGCCCAGGCCGACCACCAGCCAGGTGTTCGCGGCCATGTCGGCGTCCTTCCGTGCGGCTCGTCTGAACCAAGCCATGCATGCTCCAAGGGGTTGCGGGCCGATCGACCCGCTTCGAGGGTACCGGCCGTGCGTGCCGGGACGAACGCGACGGGCCCGCCGCCGTCCGGGGACCGGACGGGCGACGGGCCCGCGAATGCTCGAACCGAGCGGCGCCGATTACTCGGCGGCTGCCTCCTCGGCGGCCTCGGCCGGGGCCTCGGCGGCCTCGGCCTCGGTCTCGGCGGCGGCCTCTTCGCCGAGGTCGACCTTCTGCGGCGTGTGGACGTTCACCACGAGCGCCTCGGGGTCGCCCACGAGGGTCGCACCCTTGGGCAGCTCGACCGCGCCGGCGTGGATCTGCGTGCCCTCCTCGAGGCCCTCGACCGACACCACGACGTTCTCGGGGATGTGGGTCGCCTCGACCTCGAGCGAGAGGGTGTGCGAGTCGAGGTCGGCGATGGTGCCGGCGACGGGCTCGCCCTCGAGGTGCACGGGCACCTCGACCTGGACCTTCTCGCCCTTCTTCACGACGATGAGGTCGAGGTGCTCGATGATCTGGTGCACCGGGTCCTTCTGCACGTCCTTGACGAGCGCGAGCTGGCCCTTGCCGGCGATCTGCAGGTCGAGCACGGCGTTCGCCTTGCGGATCAGCAGGCCGGTCTCGTGCGCGGGGAGCGTCACGTGCTTCGGCTCGGTGCCGTGGCCGTAGATGACCGCGGGGATCTTGCCGGCGGCGCGGAGCTTGCGCGCCGCACCCTTGCCGAACGATTCGCGGAGCTCGGCTTCGATCTTGTTGTCGTCGTCCATGATGGACCTCCTTCAGGGCTCACCGGCCCGGTTGCTGGGTTCTGTGCTTCAACTCGAACGCGCGGCTAGCGCTACGTGAGGAACAGCCGGGAGCCGTTCACCGCGTCGATCACGGATGCCTCGCCGCGGGCGGACCCACCGGCACGAGGCATCCCTCGCCGAAGTATTCGGGGATCAAGTGTACCCGATCGGGCGCCGCCGTCGACTCCGCGGCCCTGACCGCCGCCGACGGGCCCGTCGCTATCCTCGGAGGATGAGCTCGCGCCTGCACGACCTCGTCGTGGACACCCTCGGCGCACGCATCGTCGGCGGCGAGCTCGCGGCCGGCGACGTGATGATGGCGATCGACGTCGAATCCGAGCTCGGCGTCTCCCGGTCGGTGGTGCGCGAGGCCGTGCGCGTGCTGCAGTCGCTCGGGATGGTCGAGAGCGTTCGGCGCGTGGGCATCCGGGTGCTGCCCGAGCAGTCCTGGACGGTGTTCGACCCGGCGGTGATCCGCTGGCGGCTGGCGTCGGAGCGCCGCGGCGCGCAGCTGCGGTCGCTGACCGAACTGCGGATCGCGGTCGAGCCCGCGGCCGCCGACCTCGCGGCGGTGCACGCACCCGGGGCGCTCGCCGCCGAGATCGCCGCGACCGCGGAGCGGATGCGCGCGGCCGGGCGCACGGGCGACGGCGCGGCGTTCCTCGAGCTCGACATCCGGTTCCATGCGCTCGTGCTGGAGGCGTCCGGCAACGAGATGTTCGCGAGCCTCGCCGACGCGATCGGCGAGGTGCTGCGCGGTCGCACCGAGCACGGGCTCATGCCCGGGCGCCCGCACGAGGACTCGATGCAGCTGCACGTCGACGTGGCCGATGCGGTGCTCGCGCGCGACCAGGCGGCAGCGCGCGCGGCGATGGAGCGCATCATGCGGCGCACGGCGGGAGAGCTCGACGCGGCCTGGAGCGGGCAACCGCGGTCGGCGGCACCCTGACGTCGGCGCTCGCCGAACCGGCTCCGAGGTCGCGCGTTGCAGTCTCCCGCAATACGTATGATTTATTCGCGCTAGACTGAAGCCGATCCGGCCGTGGAGGTCGCGCGCGACGCGACCTACGCTGGGTCCCGAATCCACTCACCAGAACGCCGCCGGCGTGCGGCAAGGAGGAATGATGGCGGAAAGCCAGGCAAACATCGGCGTCGTCGGACTCGCCGTCATGGGCTCGAACCTCGCGCGCAACCTCGCGAGCCGCGAGGGCAACACCGTGGCCGTGTTCAACCGCTCCCCCGAGCGCACGCGGCTGCTCGTCGACGAGCACCCCGAGGCCGGCTTCATCGCCTCCGAGAGCTACGACGACTTCGTCGCCTCGCTCGCGAAGCCGCGCACCGCGATCATCATGGTGCAGGCCGGCAAGGGCACCGACGCCGTCATCGACGAACTCGTGCAGCGCTTCGAGCCGGGCGACATCATCGTCGACGGGGGCAACGCGCTGTTCACCGACACGATCCGTCGCGAGCAGGCCGTGCGCGAGACCGGCATCAACTTCGTCGGCGCCGGCATCTCCGGCGGCGAGGAGGGCGCGCTGCACGGCCCGTCGATCATGCCCGGCGGTTCCGACGAGTCGTGGGTCACGCTCGGCCCGATCCTGAAGTCCATCGCCGCGATCGCCGAGGGCGAGCCCTGCGTCACGCACATCGGCCACGACGGCGCCGGCCACTTCGTGAAGATGATCCACAACGGCATCGAGTACGCCGACATGCAGCTCATCGCCGAGGCGTACGACCTCATCCGCCGCGGCACCGGCAAGACCCCCGCCGAGATCGCCGCGGTCTTCGCCGAGTGGAACCGCGGCGAACTCGAGTCGTACCTCATCGAGATCACCGCCGAGGTGCTGAAGCAGGTCGACGCCGAGACCGGAAAGCCGCTCGTCGACGTCATCCTCGACGAGGCCGGCTCGAAGGGCACCGGCGTCTGGACCGTGCAGACCGCCCTCGCGCTCGGCACGCCCGTGTCGAACATCGCCGAGGCCGTGTTCGCGCGCGGACTCTCGTCGCACCCCGAGCAGCGCGCCGCCGCGAAGGGCCTCGCCGGCCCCGACGAGGCCGGGCTCATCGCGGCCGACCAGGTCGACGCGTTCATCGAGGACGTGCGCCTCGCGCTCTACGCGTCGAAGATCGTCGCCTACTCGCAGGGCTTCGACGCGATCCGCGCCGGCGCCAAGGAGTACGGCTGGAACATCGACCTCGGGGCCGTGTCGAAGATCTGGCGCGGCGGCTGCATCATCCGCGCGCAGTTCCTCAACCGCATCGCCGATGCGTACGACGAGACCGCCGACCTCGAGCTGCTGCTCGCCGCGCCGTACTTCGCCGAGGCCTTCACTCGCGCCGACGCCGCGTGGCGTCGCGTCGTGGTGCGGTCGGTGCAGACCGGCATCCCGGCACCGGCCTTCTCGTCGTCGCTCGCATACTACGACGGCCTCCGCGCCGACCGCCTGCCGGCCTCCGTCGTGCAGGGCCAGCGCGACTTCTTCGGCGCGCACACCTACAAGCGCGTCGACAAGCCGGGGGTGTTCCACACCCTCTGGTCGGGCGACCGCACCGAGATCGAGACCACGCCGTCGTCGCACTGACGACCGGGTCCCGGCACTGACCACCGCCGAGGGGCGGGTGGGCGCGCATCGCCCACCCGCCCCTCGCGGTTCCGGTGCGGCGGGGATGGCGGTCGGCGAGCGGATGCCCCGCCCTCGCCCCGCTCGCAGTCGCATGACCCTCGCGTAGGATGCCCGAGGAAGGGGGTGCACATGGCCGAGCCGAAGTGGCGGACCGAGGGCGAGGACCCCGATTACCGGTTCACGCTCGCGAACGAACGCACGTTCCTCGCCTGGATCCGCACCGCGCTCGCCCTCCTCGCGGGCGGAGTGCTGCTCCACCAGTTCGCACCCGACGTCGGCCCCCGCGTCGCCGTGACCGTGCTCGCCGTCGCACTGGCCGTGGTCTCCGCCGTGCTCGGCGTCGTCGCATACACGCGGTGGCGCGCGAACGAGATCGCGATGCGGCACAGCCGACCGCTGCCGTTCAGCTGGGTGCTGCCGGTCATCTCGGGCGTGTGCCTGCTGACCGCCGCCGTGCTCGCCGTCTTCCTCGTGCTGCCGTGATGAACGCCTACCGCATCCCGGCCGACGGAGACCCCGGGCTCCAGCCGCAGCGCACCGCGCTCTCGTGGACGCGGACCGCACTCGTCATCGCCGTCAACGCGCTACTCGCGTTCCGGTCGGGCCTCATCGACGGCGAGCCGTGGCTCCTCGTCGTGGGCATCGCGCTCTTCCTCGCCGGTGGAGCGGTCGTCGCGGTCGGCACCGTGCGCCGCCGGCAACTCTCCGGCGACACGCTGCACATCACACCGCCGCGCGGCGCCCTCGAGCTGGTCGCCGCCGCGACGGTGCTGGCCGCGCTGGCCGGCATCGGGTCGGTCACGATCGGAGCGGACGCGGGCGGAACCGATCTGCTCGGAGCGGCCATGTTCGGAGCGGGCCGATGAGCGCGCTGCCACCCGAACTCGCACCCGGCGACGACGACCTCGAGCCCGAATCGGGCCCGGTGTACGGCGAACGCCGGCGGCGCGCCATCCGCATCGTCGTCGTGATCGCGCTCGCCGCGATGGTGCTGCCGCTCGTGCTGTCGCTGTTCACCGTGGCCCGCAACGCCGCCGTGAACGCCTGCCGCGTCACGGTCGTGCGCTTCGACGACCACGCGACCGGTGCGCACGTCGAGTTCGAGCTCTTCGGCCCGGGCGGCGCCGGCTGGATGTGCTATGCCGAACGCGACGGCCACCAGGACCGGCTCATCGCGAACCTCGGCCTGATCCCGAGCGTGCCGCACGCGGTCGTCCCGGACGAGCGCGAGACCTGACGAGCGAACCGATGCCGCCCGACGCCGGGCGCCGCGCAGTCAGCGCTCGTCGGGGAACACCCGCTTGTACTTCCGCCCGTCGGGCAGTTCGACGGTCTCGGCTCGCAGCAGGCCGCGCGTGACCCGCTGGTAGATCGCCTGCGGCGTGACGCCCAGCCGAGCCGCAGCCTCCGCCACCGAGAGGCCCGGGAGGTCCTGCGGCCTGGTCGACGGACGCTCGCGCTTGCGCTGCCGGCTCTGCTCCTGCCGCTTCGCGATCTCGTCGTCGCCGCCGGACCAGCGGTACTTCGCCGCCGAGGCGCTCAGGCCCGCGGCATCCGCCACGTCGTCCCAACCGGCCCCGGCCGCGAGCGCGTCGCGCACCGCGTCGAGCGCCGCGGGATCGGCGTCGAGCGCCGTCGCGAGCGAGCGGATGCCCCGGAGCCGGTCGAGCGGCGAGGCATGGGTCGCCCGGTGCAGCGCGATCAGGCGCTCCAGCGCGGCCGAGGCCTCGTCGCCCAGG from Agromyces sp. LHK192 includes these protein-coding regions:
- a CDS encoding SRPBCC family protein; amino-acid sequence: MAAFRVLAGRAATPDTEALFTRFADVHERQGRFLEAEASARLVGSPRAVRLAVRELRDEAYPLGLADRDAAERAAFARLAFADASISMPASDALADALAPVAALPGLDAGVTRVRRRLSPDTVEPPFIDEHRVPVDAPPEAVWRVLARVQDGGPRVVAEAYARLVGAEPNRRAGRALAEGSTMAGFRVVDAQDARRVRFAGRHRFSTYALEYVIEPHGDGCTLAARSFAEFPGRAGRVYRALVIGTGMHALLLSRQLAGLKRRADALPLAERPT
- a CDS encoding trimeric intracellular cation channel family protein yields the protein METSTPGTAPAPGRRASRVAFDTADVAGTAVFAVGGAGIGMAAGLDLLGIVVVGFCTALVGGVLRDLLLGDAPPAAFRSPLRLAVATAGALLAIPLRPVLDAEASVIVVLDAIALALFAVAGTEKALAFRMNAFVAIALGTITAVGGGVVRDVLVGRPPVVLTEGFYASAALLGSAAVVLAIRVRLDVRWAMAIGFAVCLAARLAAIAFGWSLPTFG
- the pth gene encoding aminoacyl-tRNA hydrolase; the protein is MAANTWLVVGLGNPGAQYAGNRHNVGQMALDELASRVGATFKSHKTPSRVAEGFLRPGGPKLVLAKPNSYMNTSGGPVSALLKFYGLGVDRLIVVHDELDIPFDTIKLKAGGGHGGHNGLRDIQKAVGSPEFTRVRVGIGRPAGRQDAADFVLKDFAGAERQNLPNLLADAADAVEAVVDGGLVAAQQRFHAPS
- a CDS encoding 50S ribosomal protein L25/general stress protein Ctc translates to MDDDNKIEAELRESFGKGAARKLRAAGKIPAVIYGHGTEPKHVTLPAHETGLLIRKANAVLDLQIAGKGQLALVKDVQKDPVHQIIEHLDLIVVKKGEKVQVEVPVHLEGEPVAGTIADLDSHTLSLEVEATHIPENVVVSVEGLEEGTQIHAGAVELPKGATLVGDPEALVVNVHTPQKVDLGEEAAAETEAEAAEAPAEAAEEAAAE
- a CDS encoding FadR/GntR family transcriptional regulator, whose product is MSSRLHDLVVDTLGARIVGGELAAGDVMMAIDVESELGVSRSVVREAVRVLQSLGMVESVRRVGIRVLPEQSWTVFDPAVIRWRLASERRGAQLRSLTELRIAVEPAAADLAAVHAPGALAAEIAATAERMRAAGRTGDGAAFLELDIRFHALVLEASGNEMFASLADAIGEVLRGRTEHGLMPGRPHEDSMQLHVDVADAVLARDQAAARAAMERIMRRTAGELDAAWSGQPRSAAP
- the gndA gene encoding NADP-dependent phosphogluconate dehydrogenase; translated protein: MAESQANIGVVGLAVMGSNLARNLASREGNTVAVFNRSPERTRLLVDEHPEAGFIASESYDDFVASLAKPRTAIIMVQAGKGTDAVIDELVQRFEPGDIIVDGGNALFTDTIRREQAVRETGINFVGAGISGGEEGALHGPSIMPGGSDESWVTLGPILKSIAAIAEGEPCVTHIGHDGAGHFVKMIHNGIEYADMQLIAEAYDLIRRGTGKTPAEIAAVFAEWNRGELESYLIEITAEVLKQVDAETGKPLVDVILDEAGSKGTGVWTVQTALALGTPVSNIAEAVFARGLSSHPEQRAAAKGLAGPDEAGLIAADQVDAFIEDVRLALYASKIVAYSQGFDAIRAGAKEYGWNIDLGAVSKIWRGGCIIRAQFLNRIADAYDETADLELLLAAPYFAEAFTRADAAWRRVVVRSVQTGIPAPAFSSSLAYYDGLRADRLPASVVQGQRDFFGAHTYKRVDKPGVFHTLWSGDRTEIETTPSSH
- a CDS encoding YidH family protein produces the protein MAEPKWRTEGEDPDYRFTLANERTFLAWIRTALALLAGGVLLHQFAPDVGPRVAVTVLAVALAVVSAVLGVVAYTRWRANEIAMRHSRPLPFSWVLPVISGVCLLTAAVLAVFLVLP
- a CDS encoding DUF202 domain-containing protein, with translation MNAYRIPADGDPGLQPQRTALSWTRTALVIAVNALLAFRSGLIDGEPWLLVVGIALFLAGGAVVAVGTVRRRQLSGDTLHITPPRGALELVAAATVLAALAGIGSVTIGADAGGTDLLGAAMFGAGR